AAATTATCTGCAATGCGGTAATAATCAGGAATATTTGAATCCTGATACATTTCGAGAGCACCAATAATTTGGGGAATATGTTGATTGGCGTGTAATCCTCGGAAAGTATCTACATTTTTGGCCAAACCATCAGAATGTTTTGCATCTCCATAAAACACTTTGATATTATCGAATAATTGCGCTACTTCTAGATATTGTTTTTCATTAGTTATTCTATAAAGACGCGCCATCGCTTCATTCATTCCTCCAAATTCTCCAGCAATGTAGGTGTTCCACATACTAATAAGAGTTTCAGTTGGCAACTTGGCCATACGGGCATGAACCCAGCTTCCCATACCTTTGGCAATCTCAAGAGCCTTCTTGTTACCAGTCACTTCATAAATATCCATTAATCCGGCCAGTATTTTATGTAAAGTATAATATGGGGCCCAAATTTGTGTTTTCTGTCCACCGTATTTAGCTCCTTTTTCTAACATTATAAATTGATCTGGCGGATAAGCACTAATAAATCCTTTACCCCAATTCCAGTAATCGGTACGCATACCTTCTGTACTCAAATCTGAATCATACTCTGTTTTACCTGGTCCCATCGGTACCAGCGTTGGATCTGAAACAGAAGGTCCTCCAGCCTCTTTTGGCTGACCAGACATTTGTTCTAATTCATAAAGCGTATTGACCATATAATCCATCTTAGCTGCAAAATTGTCGTGCAACGCTTTATCATATCCTGTACTTGCATAAGCCTGTGCAATTGCTGTCAGGTAATGTCCGGTAGCATGCCCCCGTAATTTAGTATCCTGGGTATCCCAAACACCCAATGGCCCTGCTCCTTTTGGCTGTTGTTGACCAAAAGCATTGCGAAACATATACAGAAAAGAATCCGGATTTGTATCCGCCAGGGTATTGATAAACTTATCACGATTCTCCATAAACTTGGTATGGTGCCCATGAAGATCTGAGTTCAATGATACCTCATCCAAATTGAAAGTTGCAAGCTTTAGTTTAGGAGCTGCAGAGGCTTTGCCATCTTTTACCGTAACAAAAGCTTTTGGTTTTAAATCGGTACCCGCAACAATTCCGCTTATAGTATATTCTCCTGCTTTTACTACTGAACTATTATCTGTTGGAGCAGGCCAAATTACTTTTACCTCAGGTCCTTCAATTCCATTTTTATACACACCCTTGATATAACGTGGTAATCGTGGAAGACTTCCCACTACTGTTTGCACTTTAACGTCTGCTACACTTGTCAGGTATTGATTATACAACTGAGGTGTTGTACTTGGAAATTTTACTAAATCTCCAACTGCTAGTTCTGCTTCTTCCTCTTCATAGCTATCATCCAAAGCAGTGTGGTAAATTTTTCTTATTTGTTTTTCATTTAAAGGAATTCGGTACAATCTAAAATCATGTAATTTCGCATCTAAATAGGAATCTTCGGTAACAAATGATTTTCCAATATAAAGTTTGTTATTTTTAGTCAAATTGGTATCAAATAATTGTATTAAATCAAGATCCAAATCCTTAATTGTAGATACCAATCCTCCATTTACATATGTACTTACCGTTTTATATGGACTGTCTATAACAATTGTAATGTAATACCATTTATTAGCTTCCAGTATTGGTGAATTAGACTCATACTTTTTTCCTGTTTTTGCAACAATACCGGTAGTAAACTCCGTTTTATTACTACTTCCCATTGGAGCAGCAAAAAAATGGGATTTAGCACTTTTTCCAAAATCAAAAAAATACTGTCCACTTTTAGCAGAACGCAAGTAAATCCATCCCGAAATACTGAGTGATTCTTCGCCTGTAAATGCATCCCCCGGAAGGGAAATAAGACCTTTAGCAGCTGGCGATAATGAAAGTACTTTCCCGAATTTCGGATCTTCTTCAAAAACCAACTTTGATTCTACTGTGCTTCCATGAAGATTATTTCGGGACCAGTCTTTAAGATCTCCATTGAAAACATAACGGG
The Flavobacterium flavigenum genome window above contains:
- a CDS encoding beta-L-arabinofuranosidase domain-containing protein → MKMYKLFIAAILSFGSVNTVAWAQGGDQILDGIGETGLIARYVFNGDLKDWSRNNLHGSTVESKLVFEEDPKFGKVLSLSPAAKGLISLPGDAFTGEESLSISGWIYLRSAKSGQYFFDFGKSAKSHFFAAPMGSSNKTEFTTGIVAKTGKKYESNSPILEANKWYYITIVIDSPYKTVSTYVNGGLVSTIKDLDLDLIQLFDTNLTKNNKLYIGKSFVTEDSYLDAKLHDFRLYRIPLNEKQIRKIYHTALDDSYEEEEAELAVGDLVKFPSTTPQLYNQYLTSVADVKVQTVVGSLPRLPRYIKGVYKNGIEGPEVKVIWPAPTDNSSVVKAGEYTISGIVAGTDLKPKAFVTVKDGKASAAPKLKLATFNLDEVSLNSDLHGHHTKFMENRDKFINTLADTNPDSFLYMFRNAFGQQQPKGAGPLGVWDTQDTKLRGHATGHYLTAIAQAYASTGYDKALHDNFAAKMDYMVNTLYELEQMSGQPKEAGGPSVSDPTLVPMGPGKTEYDSDLSTEGMRTDYWNWGKGFISAYPPDQFIMLEKGAKYGGQKTQIWAPYYTLHKILAGLMDIYEVTGNKKALEIAKGMGSWVHARMAKLPTETLISMWNTYIAGEFGGMNEAMARLYRITNEKQYLEVAQLFDNIKVFYGDAKHSDGLAKNVDTFRGLHANQHIPQIIGALEMYQDSNIPDYYRIADNFWYKTTNDYMYSIGGVAGASNPANAECFISQPATIYENGFSAVGQNETCATYNMLKLTSDLFLYEQRGELMDYYERGLYNDILASVAENTPANTYHIQLRPGSIKQFGNSKMDGFTCCNGTALESNTKFQNSIYFKSLDNKALYVNLYVPSTLKWTQKNVIIEQTTSFPNEDHTLLTIKGKGKFDVNVRVPYWATKGFFVKINGKEVKEKAVPGNYLTLSNNWKDGDTIELQMPFQFHLDPVADQQNVASLFYGPILLAAQEVDPLKEWRKVTLDAKDISKSIKGNPEKLEFTIDGVEFKPFYNTYGRHSVYLDVTLE